From Acropora muricata isolate sample 2 chromosome 14, ASM3666990v1, whole genome shotgun sequence, one genomic window encodes:
- the LOC136898226 gene encoding uncharacterized protein, whose translation MKKILKNITKKLDHREAPFTPGSLQEALEKHHKQLNIAREIGDRGGEGKAYLILGNAYNSHGDFPKAIECYEKSSNLYRQAGNRDREGDAYYNLGDAYDSHGFFPKAIECYEKSANLYRQAGNRDGEGDAYYNLGIAYKSHGDFPKAIECYEKSANLYRQAGNRDGEGDACYNLGIAYKSHGDFPKAIECYEKSATLYRQAGNRDGEGNAYYNLGIAYKSHGDFSKAIECFEKSLNLYREAGNRDREGDAYLNLGNTYNSHGDFPKAIECYKKSSNLYRQAGNRDGEGKAYYNLGIAYNCKSHGDFPKLIECYEKSSNLYMQAGNRAGEGDAYYNLGIAYNSHGDFSKAIECYKKSSNLYRQAGNRDGEGNAYWNLGNAYNSHGDFPKAIECYEKSLNLYRQAGNRAGEGKAYCSLGNTYKSHGDFPKAIECYEKSSNLYRQAGNRAREGDAYNNLGIAYYYHDDFPKAIECYEKSLNLYRQAGSRAGEGDAYCNLGIAYNFHGDFPKAIECYEKSSNLYRQAGNQDREGHAYYNLGIAYDSHGDFPKAIECYEKSLNLYRQAGNRAGEGKAYCNLGNTYKSHRDFPKAIECYEKSSNLYRQAGNRDGEGDAYYNLGIAYKSHGDFPKAIECYEKSSNLYRQAGNRDGEGDAYYNLGIAYKSHGDFPKAIECYEKSSNLYRQAGNRDGEGDAYYNLGIAYKSHGDFPKAIECYEKRLNISREAGNRAKEEKVLLKLEDAYTSRRDFPKAIECYRESLNIAREAGSRSGVSLPLALDDVSKAAEYREGHLKIVKEVGCHTEQAAEGGPYNIHVTPSEINLRGPRALEAYNKALTEGKTRVKRIPIMLIGQERSGKTSLKKSLQGLRFNPDEDSTTGIDIDPSDFKVTTEIWKTGKMDQAANKKGMASSFEHHVACLVVENLKEKQFSSELKNVDKLKDLESSLTVSTEVQIGSESNEIFQDRQGLSTAIVYDQVRTPAYSYSTTQSEKEEDDADSLNSCGATHVGGGSRVFQTTESYLAQTRSRDNTVSSEKIPEEIETLIKKLRDEVDKMESEDDIYSVLWDFAGESVYYETHQLFLTPKAIYLLVYDLSRDPEESAQPVKKQGVFEKIEEQSCTKTNLDYLEHWMTSVSSQSSQTEDHDLYSSSTFTVLPKTLPPVFLVCTHSDQPFGGNDPSELAIKVYGSLKTKSYGGQLFHAAFNVDNTKSGLQTECPEVKRLRESILAVAMELPLTKESIPIKWLRYEEALQVVLDEGHKWITIEHAKRIASEVCEIHDHQEFVTLLDFLHDQRILIHFGDTVDLNKLVVLDPQWLIDVFKAVITVKRYDQQERELNDSWLRLEREGVLEEKLLKHAWGSLVEELHTFESLIAIMEKFSLLCCWSSSDEPCGKEYLVPSMLRWYPLQEITKLITSARLPSLFVKFEPGQIPSNLFPRLVLQFLQWGRNEFWSTASPQLYKNFARFYTAEDENCSVVLLCHSSLIEVVVHEGNVHSRKDDLPRDKRDSFEVHCAREVFRQLVFLLECLRKEFCWLKRMKYKVGVICPVCCHKRLVSYCSTHHKQDCQREECLHFISESELRNANQSITCTRSAVAVNNKVYIKDFTAWFVSPSGETRTGAVGGRIVCSRRGPFFPGKLDICDIPDEKTRDFTITLTENEDKSLVLPCNVVESLVSPSCDPKEIVVKLKENLHLEQADLEKPSAETTRMIRCLTATAKDTNRIDVVKHLRETMPAGTTGPLLPGKLDICDIPVKNRRHLTIDLTVGGRWKDVADRLGLRGSEIQFLDERYPNPSEATLDFVAHFYGMNVDGLYDVLTECGMPVLADIL comes from the exons ATGAAGAAGATTCTCAAGAACATTACGAAAAAGCTCGACCACCGAGAAGCTCCCTTTACCCCTGGCAGCCTTCAGGAAGCCTTGGAGAAGCACCACAAACAGTTGAACATTGCCAGGGAAATAGGCGaccggggtggagaaggaaaagcctatttAATTCTTGGGAACGCTTACAACTCCCACGGcgatttcccaaaagctatcgaatgttatgaaaagagttcgAACTTATACAGGCAAGCAGGCAACCGGGATAGAGAAGGAGATGCCTATTACAATCTTGGGGACGCTTACGACTCCCACGGCTTtttcccaaaagctatcgaatgttatgaaaagagtgCGAACTTATACAGGCAAGCAGGCAACCGGGATGGAGAAGGAGATGCCTATTACAATCTTGGGATCGCTTACAAGTCCCACGGcgatttcccaaaagctatcgaatgttatgaaaagagtgCGAACTTATACAGGCAAGCAGGCAACCGGGATGGAGAAGGAGATGCCTGTTACAATCTTGGGATCGCTTACAAGTCCCACGGcgatttcccaaaagctatcgaatgttatgaaaagagtgCGACCTTATACAGGCAAGCAGGCAACCGGGATGGAGAAGGAAATGCCTATTACAATCTTGGGATCGCTTACAAGTCCCACGGCGATTTCTCAAAAGCTATCGAATGttttgaaaagagtttgaacttATACAGGGAAGCAGGCAACCGGGATAGAGAAGGAGATGCCTATTTGAATCTTGGGAACACTTACAACTCCCACGGcgatttcccaaaagctatcgaatGTTATAAAAAGAGTTCGAACTTATACAGGCAAGCAGGGAACCGGgatggagaaggaaaagcctattaCAATCTTGGGATCGCTTACAATTGCAAGTCCCACGGCGATTTCCCAAAACTTATcgaatgttatgaaaagagttcgAACTTATACATGCAAGCAGGCAaccgggctggagaaggagatGCCTATTACAATCTTGGGATCGCTTACAACTCCCACGGCGATTTCTCAAAAGCTATCGAATGTTATAAAAAGAGTTCGAACTTATACAGGCAAGCAGGCAACCGGGATGGAGAAGGAAATGCCTATTGGAATCTTGGGAACGCTTACAACTCCCACGGcgatttcccaaaagctatcgaatgttatgaaaagagtttgaacttATACAGGCAAGCAGGCAACCGAgctggagaaggaaaagcctattgCAGTCTTGGGAACACTTACAAGTCCCACGGcgatttcccaaaagctatcgaatgttatgaaaagagttctAACTTATACAGGCAAGCAGGCAACCGGGCTCGAGAAGGAGATGCCTATAACAACCTTGGGATCGCTTACTACTACCACGAcgatttcccaaaagctatcgaatgttatgaaaagagtttgaacttATACAGGCAAGCAGGCAgccgggctggagaaggagatGCCTATTGCAATCTTGGGATCGCTTACAACTTCCACGGcgatttcccaaaagctatcgaatgttatgaaaagagttcgAACTTATACAGGCAAGCAGGCAACCAGGATAGAGAAGGACATGCCTATTACAATCTTGGGATCGCTTACGACTCCCACGGcgatttcccaaaagctatcgaatgttatgaaaagagtttgaacttATACAGGCAAGCAGGCAaccgggctggagaaggaaaagcctattgCAATCTTGGGAACACTTACAAGTCCCACCGcgatttcccaaaagctatcgaatgttatgaaaagagttctAACTTATACAGGCAAGCAGGCAACCGGGATGGAGAAGGGGATGCCTATTACAATCTTGGGATCGCTTACAAGTCCCACGGcgatttcccaaaagctatcgaatgttatgaaaagagttctAACTTATACAGGCAAGCAGGCAACCGGGATGGAGAAGGGGATGCCTATTACAATCTTGGGATCGCTTACAAGTCCCACGGcgatttcccaaaagctatcgaatgttatgaaaagagttctAACTTATACAGGCAAGCAGGCAACCGGGATGGAGAAGGAGATGCCTATTACAATCTTGGGATCGCTTACAAGTCCCACGGcgatttcccaaaagctatcgaatgttatgaaaagagATTGAACATTTCCAGAGAAGCAGGCAATCGAGCTAAAGAAGAAAAGGTCCTTCTTAAACTTGAAGACGCTTACACATCCCGCAGggattttccaaaggctatcgAGTGTTACAGAGAGAGTTTGAACATAGCCAGGGAAGCAGGTTCTCGGAGTGGAGTATCTTTGCCTTTGGCCCTGGACGATGTTTCAAAAGCTGCTGAGTATCGAGAAGGGCatttaaaaattgtcaaagaagtGGGTTGTCATACCGAGCAGGCAGCAGAGGGAGGCCCTTACAATATTCACG TGACTCCCTCTGAAATTAATTTACGTGGTCCCAGGGCCTTGGAGGCTTATAACAAGGCTCTTACAGAAGGAAAAACTCGTGTAAAAAGGATTCCAATTATGTTGATTGGACAAGAACGTTCAGGAAAAACCAGCCTGAAGAAGTCACTGCAGGGATTGCGATTCAACCCAGACGAGGATAGTACCACTGGAATAGATATTGATCCGTCGGACTTCAAAGTAACCACTGAGATTTGGAAGACAGGGAAGATGGATCAAGCAGCAAACAAAAAGGGAATGGCTTCTTCTTTTGAGCATCATGTAGCCTGCCTAGTTGTTGAAAATCTTAAGGAAAAACAATTCAGTTCTGAATTGAAAAATGTCGACAAATTGAAAGATCTTGAAAGTTCCCTTACGGTCTCCACAGAGGTTCAAATTGGGAGTGAAAGCAATGAGATTTTTCAGGATCGCCAAGGGCTGTCTACAGCAATTGTTTATGATCAAGTTCGCACGCCTGCATATTCATATTCAACCACacaatctgaaaaagaagaagatgatGCAGATTCTTTAAATTCATGTGGTGCTACACACGTCGGTGGTGGCAGTAGAGTCTTTCAAACCACAGAGAGTTATCTGGCACAGACGAGATCCAGAGATAACACTGTTTCCTCGGAAAAGATACCTGAAGAGATAGAAACGTTGATTAAGAAACTGCGAGATGAAGTTGACAAGATGGAAAGTGAGGATGACATATATTCGGTTTTGTGGGATTTCGCCGGAGAATCAGTTTATTATGAGACCCACCAACTCTTTCTGACGCCAAAGGCAATCTACCTTTTGGTTTATGACCTAAGCCGAGATCCTGAAGAAAGTGCACAGCCCGTGAAAAAGCAAGGAGTCTTCGAGAAGATTGAAGAGCAGTCGTGCACGAAAACTAACCTCGACTATCTAGAGCACTGGATGACTTCAGTTTCTTCACAATCCAGTCAAACTGAAGATCACGATTTGTACTCATCTTCGACATTCACAGTTCTGCCAAAAACACTTCCTCCTGTCTTCTTGGTTTGTACGCATTCCGATCAACCTTTTGGTGGAAACGATCCCTCTGAACTAGCCATTAAAGTATACGGTTCGTTGAAAACAAAATCGTATGGCGGACAGCTGTTCCATGCTGCGTTTAATGTGGATAATACTAAATCAGGCCTGCAAACGGAATGTCCAGAAGTGAAACGCTTGCGAGAAAGTATATTAGCTGTTGCCATGGAGCTACCACTAACGAAAGAGAGTATTCCGATCAAATGGTTGAGGTATGAAGAAGCGCTCCAGGTCGTACTGGATGAGGGCCATAAGTGGATTACAATTGAGCACGCCAAACGGATCGCCTCTGAAGTCTGCGAAATTCATGACCATCAAGAGTTTGTAACTTTGCTTGACTTTTTGCACGATCAGAGAATTTTAATACATTTTGGTGACACTGTTGATCTGAACAAATTAGTTGTTTTGGATCCTCAGTGGTTGATCGATGTATTTAAGGCAGTAATAACTGTTAAGCGTTATGACCAGCAAGAACGGGAATTGAACGATTCGTGGCTTAGGCTTGAAAGAGAAGGAGTCCTGGAAGAAAAACTCCTCAAGCATGCGTGGGGTTCATTGGTCGAGGAACTTCACACCTTTGAAAGCCTCATCGCAATCATGGAGAAGTTCAGCTTGTTGTGCTGTTGGTCTTCATCTGACGAGCCATGTGGTAAGGAGTATCTGGTGCCGTCCATGTTGAGATGGTATCCACTACAGGAGATTACCAAGTTGATTACCTCGGCAAGACTCCCCTCCCTTTTCGTCAAGTTTGAACCTGGTCAAATTCCATCAAACCTGTTTCCACGACTTGTGCTTCAATTCCTTCAGTGGGGCAGAAATGAATTTTGGAGCACAGCGAGTCCTCAGCTGTATAAGAATTTTGCCAGGTTTTACACCGCTGAAGACGAAAACTGTTCAGTGGTACTCTTATGCCATTCCTCCTTGATTGAAGTCGTTGTTCATGAAGGGAATGTTCATTCACGGAAGGACGACTTGCCCCGAGATAAACGTGATTCATTTGAAGTGCACTGTGCCCGTGAAGTCTTCAGACAGCTCGTGTTCTTGCTTGAGTGCTTGCGTAAAGAGTTCTGTTGGTTGAAGAGAATGAAATATAAAGTTGGGGTGATTTGTCCTGTTTGTTGCCATAAAAGGCTTGTCAGTTATTGCTCTACTCATCACAAGCAAGACTGTCAGCGGGAAGAATGTCTTCATTTCATATCTGAATCGGAGCTGCGCAATGCAAATCAGAGTATCACTTGCACCAGGTCGGCAGTTGCAGTAAATAACAAAGTATACATCAAGGATTTTACAGCATGGTTTGTCAGCCCGAGCGGTGAG ACAAGAACCGGCGCCGTTGGTGGAAGAATCGTATGCAGTCGAAGAG GTCCATTTTTTCCTGGGAAACTTGACATTTGCGATATCCCGGATGAGAAGACGAGAGACTTCACAATTACTTTGACTG AGAATGAAGACAAGTCACTTGTTCTTCCTTGCAATGTCGTTGAATCACTAGTGTCGCCGTCATGTGATCCAAAAGAAATTGTCGTTAAACTGAAAGAAAACCTACACTTGGAACAAGCGGATTTGGAGAAACCCAGCGCGGAAACAACGAGAATGATCCGTTGTCTTACAGCAACAGCTAAGGATACAAACCGGATTGATGTTGTTAAACACCTGAGAGAAACCATGCCAGCAGGGACAACTG GTCCATTGTTGCCTGGGAAACTTGATATTTGTGATATCCCAGTTAAGAATAGAAGACATCTTACAATAGATTTGACCG TCGGAGGCCGGTGGAAAGATGTTGCAGACAGACTGGGCTTAAGGGGAAGTGAGATCCAATTCCTTGATGAGAGATATCCGAATCCCAGTGAAGCTACATTGGACTTTGTGGCTCATTTTTATGGCATGAATGTGGATGGGCTGTACGATGTGTTAACTGAGTGTGGGATGCCTGTGCTAGCTGATATTTTGTGA